ACTGTGGTTATCAGGATGGCAACATTGCTAATGTAGGAGTCAGAGCAGGCCAACAGGAGCACTGGAGGAAGCTCACAGACAAAACTGCTGATGAGGTTGGGACCACAGAAGTGCTGTTGAGCCAGCAGAAGGGTGTTTGCTAGGCTAGCACCCATTCCTATGGCCCAGGATACTCCCACCAGGCCAACACATACTTTCCTGTTCATAGCCACCATGTACAACAGTGGGTGGCACACAGCCTGGAACCGGTCATAGGCCATGACTGAAAGGAGGCAAGCTTCAGTGGCTCCAGAAAATATGACCAAGGAAATCTGGGTGAAACACTCAAGCAGGGCTATAGTCTTTGACTTGGAAAGAAGGTTCTCTAGCAGTTTAGGCACAAAGACCGAGGAATAGAAAGCACCCAGGAAGGACAGGTGGctcaggaagaagtacatgggggtgtggagATGGGAATCAGCTCTGAtcaccagcagcatcagcaggtTCTCCGTGAGGGTCAGGAGGTAAATCACCAGGAAGAGTACAAAGAGTATTGCCTGGATCTGAGGGTTGTTGGATAGTCCTAGGAGAACAAATGCAGTGACTGTGGTTATGTTGCCAATTTCCATGGAGCAGTCAAGTTTTCCTTTAGAGGAACACAAATGGTAAAGAATGCTCAAAGGGGTTCAGTGTCAGAACATGCCTGGTGATGAGGCATTGTGAGTAAAGCTTCATATCCAACCCAGGACAGATCATGCAGCAAAGGCAACCTTGCCATGTGAGACCTCATCAACCCTTCCCAGCTTAAGGCAGGAACTTATTGGCCAaggtggagaggtggggaggaagagtgCAGATAATCAGACctaggaaggaaagagaagagagcagaGATTATCCAGACAGGAGAAGGAAAGGCCAGGGGTTGGTAACAGAGGCCAGAGCACTGAGAAGTGCTGTTCTCCAGCTTCTCTGGTCCCAGAAGGAACTGAGATCAACCACAGGGGGGCTGACTGGCATGGTGAGTGAGTAGTAGTAAATGTTCAGGCTGACCATCTGGCTGCCAGACCATGATGATTATTTGAATGATTGACAGTGGTATTGTGACACCTGGTGATGGTACAAGACCTTTCTCTGCTGCTGTAAATTTGTgagttaaaacaacaacaacaacaaattcattaaaagaaaacagtttggaaGAACCATACAATTCTAAAGTCCATTCCAACTTAGAAATCCTAAGGTTGTGGAATGATCCTCCTTGGCTTTTTGTGGTAATACGTAGAAAATTCCTTGTCTTCTGTGCCAACCCAAGCAGAAGTGGCACACAAGGGTGCTTGCTGGTTTCATGAAGGTGGGCAGGAAGAAGTCCTCAAAGTGGAAGTAAGGGCTGTGCACACCAAGTCACTGCAGGGCCTTCCAATCCCAGGGTTGTTGTGAATCTGTAATGTCCAGTATTTGCCCTGTAATCTCAGGCCTTGACATGACGGTCCTCAATGACTGCTTATTCCCTGAGCTGGTACCAGGAGATTCATATGAAACCAAGTCAAACTTGGACCATCTTCTCCACATTGCAGGAAtggaaaagccaaaagaaaaaaaggacaaaaaattaaagaataccCAGAACACCTGGTAAAATGGACAGTGATACGGTTTAGTCTAGGTCAGAGGAAGGCAGAGTGGTCAGCCCTCCCTCCTGGATGGTAAATGAGGACCTAATTTCTATTCATGGCCGTATATTCACAGGTTCCCAGAGTGGACAGTTTTTGGCAAAGATGGGTTTTAATAAGAAGGTGATTTCTCTTTACCTGGGCTCCCTAGGCCACCAAGAGATGCTGTCAGTGGAATGGTGTCCTGAATGGTATCTGTTCCAACACTGGAGCAAAAGCCACAGATGTGACTATGGCTGTGGCTTCCCTGACCTTGTCCTTCCTTTAGGAGACACAAGGATGGAACTTGTGAGCAGGGAAATATCCCTGTAGTCTTTCTGTCCAAAGGGAAGCCTTTTTGACTCTGCTGCCCAAGTAACAATGACTGGAGGGACTTGATCCAGGTAGACCTAGACAGTGAGAGAGGTCCCTGGAGAGGCCCTTAGGCAGAGGGCTTGCTCTGAATCTGAGTGGGTTCTCCAGGGCCACCTCTTCCCTGCTGTATCAGTCTTATTTCAGTGGGTTGCATCATATAAGAAGGGCCCCAGGGTGGCCAATAATTTCTAAAGATAAAAGTACAGAGTTCCAAGGTTTCCTAGGCCCAAAGGTTAGAATTCCCTCCCTGTCTCacagcctgcctcccaccccttttctcttcctacctacctgtgttcttctcttccttcccactttcgtatgtttaaatttatatttgtggTTATAAAGATATGATAatgataaacaacaaaaataaaaaatatattgaacatattttagaaatgaaaaagttattaaagatatttcaatgataaaagaaaaaataaaaatatatcatgtcGTCCAtaattaattctttcatttattgcaattcaaataaaatccaaatagattaaaaactttaaaacaaaattgtaattgttgtgaaaacttttagttttatttttattttaatcattgttcaaatacagttttctcgtttttactcccaatccagtccccctcccaccctccccacttccctcccattaccaccctccccttagtttctGACCacgtgtcctttaagtttgttcctgggaacccttcccactgtccccttaatttccctcttctctcccttccggtcactgtcagcctgtcctctatttcagtgtctttggttatattttgcttgcttctttgttttgttatttaggttcctgttaaaggtgagatcatatggtatttgtctttcactgcctggggGAGAGACATTGTTAACTTGGTAGAGAGGTGGCTTTAGACTCTCACAGTTGTCATATGCAATGTGGCTGTTAGGGGAGGATTCTTCTGTAGCAAGAGCCTATGCAGTGCCGCTGGTACTGCAGAAGGGGTAGGATAGAGGAGAGTCAAGAGAGCCAAGTGTTCTAGGTCAGGGAACTGTGCAGTGAGAAGGATCAGCAGGACCTTCCAAAGAACTCCCACATCTTTGCATTAGAGCCAATGCTTGTAGAACTGCTGACTAGAAGTCATTATTTTCAGCCATGGGTACAGAGAACATAAGCAAACAATCAACACTgagaggagttctggccaaggtggaggtggaggtagaactgctttgtttcttcacacaaccaaaagaaacataacaaacaatttaaaaacaaaaaaaaaacaacaactagaactgccagaaaatcaaactgcatggattCTGACAACCAAacagttaaagaaacattcatccggactggtaggaggggcagagactggcagccaggTGCAGAGGATGCCCAGCAAGGGAGCCCACcatgggggagtggtgggggctggaggagcagTGGTTCCTCATTTGTGCACaaataagctgggaggaacaactagggagtgagacagaccagaAAACCCAGGgttcagcatgggaaactaaactGAAAACCTGTGGCTGTAAATCCTGTGGTGTTTGTGAATGCAGGAGAAACGCCCAGTCTCATAGTAGTCtcttggagaggcccacagggtcctagaatgaacacaaacatacacacctgggaatcagcacctaaaAGTGTACAATTTGTGGGAAGctagggaagtgacagaaagtggggtgagatctgagcaagtgtcattgttccctgtTGGACACCTCTCCCATagacagtgtcacaatgcagcaaagagggttaccccaccctggccaatacctaagcctctgccccttactctggaacaggcatgccaagacaaaaaatatcagTCAAATGAAAGAGCacatcaaaagtccagaaaaaatacaactaagcaacgaagagatagccaatctatcagaagcacatttcaaaacact
The sequence above is a segment of the Phyllostomus discolor isolate MPI-MPIP mPhyDis1 chromosome 2, mPhyDis1.pri.v3, whole genome shotgun sequence genome. Coding sequences within it:
- the LOC114513050 gene encoding olfactory receptor 8S1-like, with product MEIGNITTVTAFVLLGLSNNPQIQAILFVLFLVIYLLTLTENLLMLLVIRADSHLHTPMYFFLSHLSFLGAFYSSVFVPKLLENLLSKSKTIALLECFTQISLVIFSGATEACLLSVMAYDRFQAVCHPLLYMVAMNRKVCVGLVGVSWAIGMGASLANTLLLAQQHFCGPNLISSFVCELPPVLLLACSDSYISNVAILITTVVLGFGTLALLLGSYTHIIMTAMGINSTSGRSKIFSTCSSHVLVVIIFYGSGMFRYMTPASGSVLEQVLSLQYSVVTPLLNPLIYSLENQEVKAALKRVLARKSRLTF